In a single window of the Orbaceae bacterium lpD04 genome:
- a CDS encoding MacB family efflux pump subunit: MKEIPLIQLSDITREFPAGDSIIRVLKSINLTINAGEMVAIIGASGSGKSTLMNILGCLDKPTQGVYTISGRVTSQLSPDELAELRREHFGFIFQRYHLLNALTAEGNIEVPAIYSGLKKEERHKKAVSILTRLGLADKIDNKPTQLSGGQQQRVSIGRALMNGGQIILADEPTGALDQKSGHEVMSILRELHAQGHTIIIVTHDSKIAQSAERIIEISDGNIIADKQNPLFTLEDEQSHQIKNVETIKTQDTLSAKIDRFKDAFKMAILSMLSQRLRTFLTMLGIIIGIASVVSVVALGEGSRQQILADISSMGTSTLEIFPGSGFGDRNAGRINTLRSADADALSKQGYIHSATPNVSTSVYFRKDNQALSGSVNGVGEQFFAVRGYDIIQGKAFDANSVNTSAQDAVIDGNTVKRLFPDEDPIGQVFYVGQLPVRVIGVAKQKNQGWGSNESLNVWLPYSTVINRMIGQTTLRSITVRVNDNIDLGVAEQAVERIMLKRHGAKDFFIFNSDSIRQTIESATATMTLLVSAIALISLIVGGIGVMNIMLVSVTERTREIGVRMAVGARSSDILQQFLIEAVLVCIIGGTLGILLSLLIGAIFAYFVTTFSMIFSLSAIVAAFACSSFIGIVFGYFPAKRAAKLDPIYALERE, encoded by the coding sequence ATGAAAGAAATCCCATTAATCCAATTAAGTGATATTACGCGTGAATTTCCTGCTGGGGATTCAATTATTCGAGTTTTGAAAAGTATTAATCTAACGATTAATGCCGGTGAGATGGTTGCCATTATTGGTGCATCTGGCTCTGGTAAATCTACGCTAATGAATATATTAGGTTGTTTAGATAAACCAACACAAGGTGTATATACAATTAGTGGCAGAGTAACTAGCCAGCTTTCACCCGATGAGTTAGCCGAACTACGACGTGAGCATTTTGGTTTTATTTTTCAACGTTATCATTTACTTAATGCTTTAACTGCTGAGGGAAATATTGAAGTCCCAGCTATTTATTCTGGTTTGAAAAAAGAAGAACGACATAAAAAAGCAGTTTCAATTTTAACTCGATTGGGCCTCGCCGATAAAATAGATAATAAACCAACCCAATTATCAGGAGGACAACAACAGCGAGTGAGCATTGGGCGTGCATTAATGAATGGCGGCCAAATAATTTTAGCTGATGAACCAACCGGGGCTTTAGATCAAAAAAGTGGTCATGAAGTGATGTCTATTTTACGTGAACTACATGCTCAAGGACATACAATCATCATTGTTACTCATGATTCCAAAATTGCTCAGAGTGCCGAGCGTATTATTGAAATTAGTGATGGCAATATTATTGCTGATAAGCAAAATCCATTGTTTACATTAGAGGATGAACAGTCACATCAAATTAAAAATGTAGAAACGATAAAAACTCAAGATACATTGTCGGCAAAGATTGACCGTTTTAAAGATGCATTTAAAATGGCTATTTTATCTATGCTTTCACAAAGGCTTCGGACTTTTTTAACCATGCTCGGGATTATTATTGGGATTGCGTCAGTCGTTTCTGTTGTAGCATTAGGTGAGGGATCACGGCAGCAAATTTTAGCCGATATTAGTTCTATGGGAACAAGTACATTAGAAATTTTCCCAGGTAGTGGCTTTGGTGATCGCAACGCTGGCCGAATTAATACCTTACGTTCTGCAGATGCGGATGCTTTATCTAAACAAGGTTACATTCATAGTGCAACGCCCAATGTTTCAACGAGTGTCTACTTCAGGAAGGATAACCAAGCACTTTCTGGCTCTGTAAATGGTGTTGGTGAACAATTTTTTGCTGTTCGAGGTTATGATATTATTCAAGGTAAAGCATTTGATGCAAATAGCGTCAATACTTCGGCACAAGATGCTGTTATCGATGGAAATACGGTTAAACGTCTATTCCCCGATGAAGACCCAATAGGACAAGTTTTTTATGTTGGTCAATTACCTGTAAGAGTTATTGGTGTTGCAAAACAAAAAAATCAAGGATGGGGCAGTAATGAAAGCCTCAATGTTTGGTTACCTTACTCAACAGTTATTAATCGAATGATTGGGCAAACTACATTAAGGAGCATTACAGTCAGAGTTAATGATAATATCGATTTAGGTGTGGCAGAACAAGCAGTCGAACGAATTATGTTAAAGCGTCATGGTGCAAAAGACTTTTTTATTTTTAACTCTGATAGTATAAGACAAACTATTGAATCGGCAACTGCAACAATGACTTTATTGGTATCGGCAATTGCCTTAATATCATTAATTGTTGGTGGAATTGGTGTTATGAATATTATGCTGGTGTCGGTAACTGAGCGTACTCGTGAAATCGGTGTTAGGATGGCGGTAGGTGCAAGATCGAGTGATATATTGCAGCAATTTTTAATTGAAGCTGTCTTGGTTTGCATTATCGGCGGAACTCTCGGTATTTTATTGTCATTATTAATTGGTGCAATATTTGCCTACTTTGTAACGACATTTTCGATGATATTTTCATTATCAGCAATCGTTGCAGCTTTTGCCTGTTCGAGTTTCATTGGTATCGTTTTTGGTTATTTTCCTGCTAAGCGAGCCGCTAAATTAGATCCTATCTACGCATTAGAGCGAGAGTGA
- the lptC gene encoding LPS export ABC transporter periplasmic protein LptC, producing the protein MKKRNIIYILLIILVTSIYYYQHDESGLNNIDVVDLSTQPIYQSDRMETMIYDPTGKLTYKIIADTVKRFDNTGETLFESPDVTLYNSDKIKTWHILAKHATLTRDKLLFLNEQVVLTNLLTDSQLHKIMTDNAKIDLTTQMVTSSDQVTIEGTNFTSTGVGLLGNLHDKTADILENVKTYYNPPNMTNNSTN; encoded by the coding sequence ATGAAAAAAAGAAACATAATTTATATTTTACTAATTATTTTGGTAACTAGCATTTATTATTATCAACACGATGAATCGGGATTAAATAATATTGACGTAGTCGATCTATCTACTCAACCTATCTATCAAAGTGATCGAATGGAAACAATGATTTATGATCCGACAGGAAAACTAACTTATAAAATTATTGCCGATACAGTAAAACGGTTTGATAATACAGGGGAAACCCTATTTGAATCACCCGATGTTACGTTATATAATAGCGATAAGATAAAAACTTGGCACATATTGGCAAAGCACGCCACACTGACACGAGATAAACTATTATTTTTAAATGAGCAAGTCGTTTTGACTAATTTGCTAACGGATTCTCAATTGCATAAAATAATGACAGATAATGCAAAAATTGACTTAACAACACAAATGGTCACATCTAGCGATCAAGTTACCATTGAAGGTACTAATTTTACGTCAACAGGGGTAGGATTACTTGGTAATTTACATGATAAAACTGCGGATATATTAGAAAATGTAAAAACTTATTACAATCCCCCGAATATGACAAATAACAGTACGAACTAA
- a CDS encoding efflux RND transporter periplasmic adaptor subunit: MLLLKKVKFKYMILLVLILVVAYGIKSIFFTTQSMPRYITARVEQGNVEKTVLADGQISAFKLVNVGAQVSGQIQKLYVQLGDEVKVGDMIADIDDLKQNNDLKQSEASLASLEAQRKAKEANLKNYQLIYDRQLKLVKRGVGAQSDLDSAEAQLDSVKAEITSLDADIVRAKIAVDTAEVNLGYTKIISPINGVVVAIPIEEGQTVNSVQSAPTIVKVAQLDKMTIEAQISEADVINVKKGMPVYFTILGRPNERFSGQTLRAIEPAPTSINNETSTTSTTSTAIYYNGLFDVDNPDHILRISMTAQVYIVLDEADNVLYIPSASIQQNLGNGKATVFILDNEQNVHEKEIEIGVDNNVNVEVKSGLNLGDTIVLSSFDGSSISNRTPRVRF, translated from the coding sequence ATGTTGTTATTAAAAAAAGTAAAATTTAAATATATGATTTTGTTAGTGCTCATACTAGTTGTCGCTTATGGAATCAAGTCAATATTTTTTACTACACAATCAATGCCGCGCTATATTACCGCTCGTGTCGAGCAGGGTAATGTAGAAAAGACAGTGTTAGCGGATGGTCAAATTAGTGCCTTTAAATTAGTTAATGTTGGGGCGCAAGTTTCAGGGCAAATTCAAAAATTATATGTACAACTTGGTGATGAGGTTAAAGTTGGCGATATGATTGCTGATATTGATGACTTGAAACAAAATAATGACTTGAAGCAGTCAGAAGCTTCATTAGCCAGTTTAGAAGCTCAGCGAAAAGCAAAAGAAGCTAATCTAAAAAATTATCAACTCATTTACGATCGCCAACTAAAGTTAGTTAAACGTGGAGTCGGTGCGCAATCGGATCTTGATTCTGCTGAGGCTCAGTTGGATTCGGTGAAGGCCGAAATAACATCATTAGATGCTGATATTGTTCGCGCTAAAATTGCTGTTGATACAGCAGAGGTCAATTTAGGCTATACAAAAATTATATCACCGATTAATGGTGTGGTTGTTGCAATACCGATCGAGGAAGGTCAAACAGTTAACTCGGTACAAAGTGCACCAACAATTGTTAAAGTTGCTCAGTTAGATAAAATGACAATTGAAGCACAAATTTCGGAGGCAGATGTTATTAATGTAAAAAAAGGCATGCCAGTATATTTTACTATTTTGGGTAGACCCAATGAGCGATTTAGTGGGCAGACCTTAAGAGCAATTGAGCCAGCACCAACATCAATTAATAATGAAACGTCAACAACGTCTACAACAAGCACCGCTATTTATTATAATGGTTTATTTGATGTAGATAATCCTGATCATATTCTGCGAATTTCAATGACGGCGCAAGTTTATATAGTGTTAGATGAAGCCGATAATGTGCTCTATATTCCTTCTGCCTCAATACAACAGAATCTTGGTAATGGAAAAGCAACAGTTTTTATTTTAGATAATGAGCAAAACGTTCATGAAAAAGAGATCGAAATTGGCGTAGATAATAATGTCAATGTTGAAGTGAAATCAGGTTTAAATTTAGGTGACACCATTGTACTTAGTAGCTTTGATGGATCTTCTATTAGTAATAGAACACCAAGGGTAAGATTCTAA
- the yccX gene encoding acylphosphatase, with product MQNMINLDDNSNILIRVSGRVQNVGFRFFTYQKAHKLKLVGYVRNLIDGEVEIVACGKKIQLEALIRWISLGGPSSADIKDFSVKNISPSEKYTDFSVRY from the coding sequence ATGCAAAATATGATAAATTTAGATGATAATAGCAATATACTAATTCGAGTTAGCGGTAGAGTTCAAAATGTTGGATTTCGCTTTTTTACTTATCAAAAAGCGCATAAATTAAAATTGGTCGGTTATGTTAGGAATTTAATTGATGGTGAAGTTGAAATCGTTGCTTGTGGTAAAAAAATACAACTTGAGGCATTAATTCGATGGATCAGCTTAGGTGGACCAAGTTCTGCCGATATAAAAGACTTTTCAGTTAAAAATATTTCGCCTAGTGAAAAATATACTGATTTTAGTGTGAGATATTAA
- the rapZ gene encoding RNase adapter RapZ gives MLLMIVSGRSGSGKSIALRALEDIGFYCVDNIPIILLPELAKALGDTKTPVAVSVDIRNLPASFTQLGEIMGQLPESITPQFLFLESSRNTLIRRYSETRRIHPLSIQGCSLEEAIDLEEQYLEPLRDRADLRINTDNLSTHELSDILRQRILGKKERELTIIFESFGFKHGLPSESDFVFDVRFLPNPHWDPSLRPLTGLDKPVQEYLTKHWEVNNFIYQTANYMQQWLPLLQKNNRSYLTISIGCTGGQHRSVYVAEKLADLFRTHGQQVQTRHRSLEKELYKK, from the coding sequence ATGCTTTTAATGATAGTAAGTGGTCGATCTGGTTCAGGCAAATCAATTGCCTTAAGAGCGCTAGAAGATATCGGTTTTTACTGTGTTGATAATATTCCGATTATTTTATTACCAGAATTAGCTAAAGCATTAGGCGATACTAAAACGCCGGTAGCAGTTAGCGTTGATATTCGAAATCTGCCCGCAAGTTTTACTCAGCTAGGTGAAATTATGGGGCAATTACCAGAGTCAATTACGCCACAGTTCCTTTTTCTTGAAAGTAGCCGCAATACTCTTATTCGTCGTTACAGCGAAACAAGGCGTATTCACCCATTGTCGATACAAGGCTGCTCACTAGAAGAAGCAATTGACCTAGAGGAACAATACCTCGAACCATTAAGAGATCGTGCTGATTTAAGAATTAATACTGATAATTTATCGACCCATGAACTATCTGATATTTTGCGGCAAAGGATTCTCGGGAAAAAAGAGCGTGAACTAACAATTATCTTTGAGTCATTTGGTTTTAAACATGGTTTACCTAGTGAATCAGATTTTGTCTTTGATGTGAGATTCTTACCCAATCCACATTGGGACCCAAGTTTGCGCCCCTTAACTGGACTGGATAAACCGGTTCAAGAATATTTAACCAAGCACTGGGAAGTAAATAATTTCATTTATCAAACTGCAAATTATATGCAGCAGTGGCTACCTTTATTACAAAAAAATAATAGAAGTTATTTAACTATCTCTATTGGTTGCACTGGTGGGCAACATCGTTCTGTTTATGTTGCTGAAAAATTAGCTGATTTGTTCAGGACGCATGGACAACAAGTACAAACTCGTCATCGTAGCCTTGAAAAGGAATTATATAAAAAATAA
- a CDS encoding RNA polymerase factor sigma-54 — translation MKQSLQLKISQQLAMTPQLQQAIRLLQLSTQELCQEIQVLLENNPLLEIDDNFNEISIESSPESDNIDTSEMMENREISIDISLDASLDDIYSAGTPSGTFSDYHNDELPIYQGETHQTLNEYLMWQLNLTPFSERDKAIAISLIQSIDEKGYLSCSIQDILEEQGNDEVELDEVEAVLKRIQHFDPVGIGARTLQECLTLQVNQLYPITNELRYAKIIIDNYLELLGQKDFKSLQKKLSIDQESLKHTINLIQQLHPYPGDLINTSAPEYIIPDVFVKKIAEKWLVLINNDAIPRLRINQHYAAMEKITNENDSKYIHQALQDANWLIKSIENRNDTLTKVSRFIVKHQQGFLDHGEEYMKPMILADVANAINMHESTISRITASKYLQCPRGIFELKYFFSSHVNTESGGEASSTAIRALIKKWISQESCQKPLSDNKIANLLEEQGIIVARRTIAKYRELLSIPSSSQRKTLK, via the coding sequence ATAAAACAGAGTCTACAATTAAAAATTTCACAGCAGTTGGCTATGACGCCACAATTGCAACAAGCAATTCGCCTGTTGCAACTATCTACTCAAGAATTATGCCAAGAAATTCAAGTCTTACTAGAAAATAATCCTTTACTTGAAATCGATGATAATTTCAATGAAATCAGCATTGAGAGTAGTCCTGAATCAGATAATATTGATACATCAGAAATGATGGAAAATCGGGAAATTTCAATTGATATATCACTTGATGCATCTCTCGATGATATTTATAGCGCTGGCACACCGTCAGGCACTTTTTCCGACTATCACAATGATGAGCTGCCTATCTATCAAGGAGAAACACATCAAACGTTAAATGAGTATTTAATGTGGCAATTAAATTTAACACCGTTTAGCGAACGAGATAAAGCTATCGCCATTTCATTGATCCAATCAATTGATGAGAAAGGATATTTAAGCTGCTCAATACAAGATATTTTAGAAGAACAAGGTAATGATGAAGTCGAACTTGATGAAGTCGAAGCGGTACTCAAACGAATTCAGCACTTTGACCCAGTTGGTATCGGAGCAAGAACATTGCAAGAGTGCCTAACTTTGCAAGTGAATCAACTTTACCCGATAACTAACGAATTAAGATATGCAAAAATAATTATTGATAATTATTTAGAATTACTTGGTCAAAAAGACTTCAAATCACTACAGAAAAAGCTAAGTATCGACCAAGAGTCACTCAAACATACAATTAATTTAATTCAACAACTACATCCCTATCCAGGTGACTTGATTAACACATCCGCTCCTGAGTATATTATTCCAGATGTATTTGTAAAAAAAATAGCAGAAAAATGGTTAGTACTTATTAATAATGACGCTATCCCTCGTTTAAGAATCAATCAGCACTACGCCGCAATGGAAAAAATAACTAATGAAAACGATAGCAAATATATCCATCAAGCATTACAAGATGCCAATTGGTTAATCAAAAGCATTGAAAACCGTAACGATACACTTACAAAAGTGAGTAGATTCATCGTAAAGCATCAGCAAGGTTTTCTTGATCATGGCGAGGAATATATGAAGCCAATGATCTTAGCCGACGTTGCCAATGCGATTAATATGCATGAGTCAACCATTTCTCGAATTACTGCCTCAAAATATTTGCAATGCCCTCGTGGAATTTTTGAGTTAAAATATTTTTTTTCGAGCCATGTTAATACAGAATCAGGAGGTGAGGCATCCTCTACAGCAATAAGAGCTTTAATTAAAAAGTGGATCAGTCAAGAAAGTTGCCAAAAGCCACTAAGCGATAATAAAATAGCAAACTTACTTGAAGAGCAAGGAATTATTGTTGCAAGGCGAACAATTGCAAAGTATAGAGAACTATTATCAATTCCATCATCAAGCCAACGAAAAACACTAAAATAA
- the envC gene encoding murein hydrolase activator EnvC has translation MRHIYFYLLLTLCGSFSTLHYCYADNKSDLQSVRQSIADQEKKLAEQKKQRIKFVEDLKKQETAIARLLASLDKSDKLLATLLQDIGELNPQINDLEKKQVTQRQILAKQLEGAFKLGKTSSMELVFAGQESERNERIITYYRYINEERQNRINNLKKIQDEINSKKILLEQKHQSQLALQQKQKEQRDNLLVNQQQRKNTISALEQSMQLNQQKLDELKENEVALQQQIAKAERESKKIAEDEAKQAAQIKAKQQNYNYNPTKDEKALMARTSGIGKPNHILSWPVTGSILYQFGEPQQGELRWKGLVINAKEGTKVKAIADGRVILANWLQGYGFIVAIEHGKGDMTLYGYNQRVLVDVGDKIEAGQDIALVGTTGGQGNSSLYFEVRRDGKALDPSAWLKK, from the coding sequence ATGCGGCATATTTATTTTTATCTACTATTAACACTATGTGGAAGTTTTTCCACCTTACACTATTGTTATGCTGATAATAAAAGTGATTTGCAATCGGTTCGTCAATCGATTGCTGATCAAGAAAAAAAACTCGCAGAACAAAAGAAGCAACGAATAAAATTTGTCGAAGACCTAAAAAAACAAGAAACAGCTATTGCTAGATTATTAGCATCATTAGATAAATCAGATAAATTACTCGCCACATTATTACAAGATATTGGTGAACTTAATCCTCAAATTAATGACTTGGAAAAGAAACAAGTCACTCAACGACAAATTTTAGCAAAGCAGCTAGAAGGTGCGTTCAAACTTGGTAAAACAAGTAGTATGGAATTGGTATTTGCGGGGCAAGAAAGTGAGCGGAATGAGCGAATTATCACTTATTATAGATATATTAATGAAGAGCGACAAAATCGGATTAATAATCTTAAAAAGATTCAAGATGAAATAAATAGTAAAAAAATATTATTAGAACAAAAACATCAATCTCAACTTGCATTGCAACAGAAGCAAAAAGAGCAAAGGGATAATCTTTTAGTAAATCAACAGCAACGGAAAAACACAATTTCAGCGCTTGAACAATCAATGCAGTTAAATCAACAAAAACTCGATGAACTTAAAGAAAATGAAGTTGCATTACAACAGCAGATTGCTAAAGCCGAACGTGAAAGTAAAAAAATTGCTGAGGATGAAGCTAAACAAGCTGCACAAATAAAAGCTAAACAGCAAAATTATAACTATAATCCAACAAAAGATGAAAAAGCCTTAATGGCAAGAACAAGCGGGATCGGTAAACCAAACCATATATTAAGTTGGCCTGTAACTGGGAGTATTTTATATCAATTTGGCGAACCACAGCAAGGTGAGCTTCGCTGGAAAGGATTAGTCATTAATGCAAAAGAAGGTACTAAAGTTAAAGCAATTGCGGATGGCCGTGTCATTTTAGCGAATTGGTTACAAGGATATGGTTTTATTGTCGCGATAGAACATGGTAAAGGTGATATGACACTATATGGCTATAACCAGCGAGTATTAGTTGATGTGGGTGATAAAATTGAGGCCGGTCAGGATATTGCATTAGTGGGAACCACTGGAGGACAGGGTAATTCATCACTCTATTTTGAAGTTAGGCGAGATGGTAAGGCACTGGATCCAAGTGCATGGTTAAAAAAATGA
- a CDS encoding TM2 domain-containing protein → MVDMVYCSGCGNQIHKTALSCPSCGAVTQANIKKSNKSKVVAGLLALFFGGLGVHKFYLGQIGLGVLYLVCTILGLFLLGIPTLIIAIVSFIEAIVYFCSSDENFDKKYNK, encoded by the coding sequence ATGGTTGATATGGTTTATTGTTCAGGATGCGGAAATCAAATTCATAAAACTGCATTGTCGTGCCCTAGTTGTGGCGCTGTAACTCAAGCAAATATAAAAAAAAGTAATAAGAGTAAAGTCGTTGCTGGTTTATTAGCATTATTTTTTGGTGGGTTAGGTGTTCATAAATTTTATTTAGGGCAGATTGGTTTAGGTGTTTTGTACTTGGTTTGTACAATATTAGGTCTATTTTTGTTGGGTATACCTACGCTTATAATTGCAATTGTTTCTTTTATTGAAGCAATTGTTTATTTTTGTTCTTCAGATGAAAATTTTGATAAGAAATACAATAAATAA
- a CDS encoding divergent polysaccharide deacetylase family protein has translation MKQRSVLYKFGLCLFLFFIIPITYAAKLALVIDDFGYREQNEEQVILLSPEITIAVLPNTPNGTHIATFAHQNGNDVIIHLPMAPISKQPLEVNTLVPSMSEDEIQRIVGQSIEKVPYAIGMNNHMGSLMTADLAGMEKVMKSLSHYSLFFLDSKTIATSKGILAAKKYRVPTVVRDIFLDDTQNEAAIAHQFNLAIKHAQKYGSAVAIGHPYSTTVKVLKEKLAQLPPDIELVKVSTLVQKPEKIKLCDLVEKYKVDVEQCIFEYMIIKQSQ, from the coding sequence ATGAAACAAAGAAGTGTATTATATAAGTTTGGATTGTGTTTATTTCTATTTTTCATTATTCCCATAACCTACGCGGCAAAGCTAGCCTTAGTAATTGATGACTTTGGTTATCGAGAACAAAATGAAGAGCAGGTTATTTTATTATCTCCCGAAATTACTATTGCTGTGTTACCAAACACGCCAAATGGCACTCATATTGCTACATTTGCTCATCAAAATGGTAATGATGTTATTATTCATTTACCAATGGCACCGATAAGCAAGCAGCCACTAGAGGTCAATACATTAGTACCCTCAATGAGTGAAGATGAAATTCAGCGTATTGTTGGTCAATCAATTGAGAAAGTACCTTATGCAATTGGTATGAATAATCACATGGGAAGTTTAATGACTGCTGATTTAGCCGGAATGGAAAAAGTGATGAAAAGTTTATCTCACTATTCATTATTTTTCCTTGATAGTAAAACAATAGCAACGAGTAAAGGGATTTTAGCTGCAAAAAAATATCGCGTACCGACAGTTGTTCGCGATATTTTTCTTGATGATACACAAAATGAGGCCGCTATTGCGCATCAATTTAATTTAGCAATTAAACATGCCCAAAAATATGGTAGCGCTGTTGCTATTGGCCATCCTTATAGTACGACTGTCAAGGTGCTGAAAGAAAAACTGGCACAACTTCCACCTGATATTGAATTAGTTAAAGTCAGTACATTGGTGCAAAAACCAGAAAAAATTAAGCTATGTGATTTAGTTGAGAAATATAAAGTAGATGTTGAACAGTGTATATTTGAATATATGATAATAAAACAATCTCAATAA
- the lptA gene encoding lipopolysaccharide transport periplasmic protein LptA: MIQCISPRSTKAKCVLISILITLLSPLSMAQEISNPTINNQPISIDADNQQIDLQKNTITFTGNVVIIQDSLKIKANTVVITDMQSKDNQIMTAYGTPVYFEQTYQNNDKQTITGHADQLVYQVKQNSVTLTGHAELFQQDNHIVSNKIVYDVEQQKIQAQPGNGNRVKTTIVPNQVKEIQR, from the coding sequence ATGATTCAATGTATTTCACCACGTTCTACCAAAGCAAAATGCGTACTTATTAGTATATTAATTACTTTGCTTTCGCCATTATCTATGGCACAAGAAATATCTAATCCAACAATTAATAATCAACCAATCTCTATTGATGCTGATAATCAACAGATCGATTTACAAAAAAATACGATTACATTTACAGGCAATGTTGTGATTATTCAAGATAGTTTAAAAATAAAGGCAAATACAGTTGTCATAACTGATATGCAAAGCAAAGATAACCAAATAATGACTGCGTACGGCACCCCTGTCTACTTTGAGCAGACTTATCAAAATAATGATAAACAAACTATTACAGGCCATGCTGATCAATTAGTCTACCAGGTAAAACAAAATTCAGTTACCTTAACAGGACATGCAGAGTTATTCCAACAAGATAACCACATTGTTAGTAATAAAATCGTTTATGATGTTGAACAACAAAAAATTCAGGCACAACCAGGAAATGGTAACCGCGTGAAAACAACGATTGTTCCGAACCAAGTTAAAGAGATTCAACGATAA
- the lptB gene encoding LPS export ABC transporter ATP-binding protein has protein sequence MATLKATNLAKVYQQRRVVENVSLEVNSGEIVGLLGPNGAGKTTTFYMVVGIVSLNAGRIYLDDKDISLLPLHERSQIGIGYLPQEASIFRRLSVFDNIMAILETRKLLTKEERVSKAESLLEEFHISHIKDSLGQALSGGERRRVEIARALAADPKFILLDEPFAGVDPISVIDIKNIIRDLRDRGLGVLITDHNVRETLDVCERAYIVSKGHLIAEGSPNTILNDELVKQVYLGEEFRL, from the coding sequence ATGGCAACTTTAAAAGCAACAAATTTAGCGAAAGTATATCAGCAACGCCGAGTTGTCGAAAACGTTAGTTTAGAAGTAAACTCAGGTGAAATCGTTGGTTTATTAGGTCCAAATGGTGCAGGAAAAACAACAACATTTTATATGGTAGTTGGCATTGTTTCACTTAATGCTGGTCGTATCTATCTTGATGATAAGGATATTAGTTTATTACCATTGCATGAGCGATCACAAATTGGGATTGGATATTTGCCACAAGAAGCATCAATTTTTCGTCGTTTATCCGTATTTGATAATATTATGGCTATTCTTGAAACACGCAAGTTGTTAACAAAAGAAGAGAGGGTTTCTAAAGCAGAAAGCTTACTTGAAGAATTTCATATTTCTCACATCAAAGATAGCTTGGGTCAAGCATTATCTGGCGGTGAAAGGCGCAGAGTGGAAATAGCAAGGGCACTAGCCGCAGATCCTAAATTTATTTTACTTGATGAACCTTTTGCTGGGGTTGATCCGATTTCAGTTATTGATATTAAAAATATTATTCGTGATCTAAGAGACCGAGGTCTTGGTGTATTAATCACAGATCATAATGTTCGAGAAACACTTGATGTTTGTGAACGAGCTTATATAGTGAGTAAAGGACACTTAATTGCAGAAGGCAGCCCGAATACAATCCTAAATGATGAATTGGTAAAACAAGTCTATTTAGGTGAAGAATTTAGGTTATGA